The proteins below are encoded in one region of Flavobacterium sp. IMCC34852:
- a CDS encoding DUF6702 family protein — translation MKRIFKSVVLLLFFFGLSSMAAHRFYVAIYQIDFVPQKKRVEITTRIFMDDLNEAVTKAYKKNTNIGTEKETPEDTALLKKYLNENFKLTINGKPKAYNYISSEVESNVVICYLSIKEIIKISSIQVENSILTEVHSEQQNIIQFNNNGKKQNLLLSSSITKGMLK, via the coding sequence ATGAAAAGAATATTTAAATCGGTTGTTTTGTTATTGTTTTTTTTCGGATTGAGTTCGATGGCAGCGCATCGTTTTTATGTGGCGATTTATCAAATTGATTTTGTGCCGCAGAAAAAAAGAGTAGAAATTACAACGCGAATTTTCATGGATGATTTAAACGAAGCTGTAACCAAAGCCTATAAAAAAAACACCAATATCGGGACCGAAAAAGAAACCCCCGAAGATACCGCATTGCTGAAAAAATATTTGAACGAAAATTTCAAACTAACCATTAACGGAAAGCCAAAAGCCTATAATTATATTAGCAGTGAAGTTGAGAGTAACGTGGTTATTTGTTATTTAAGTATCAAAGAAATAATAAAAATTTCCTCCATTCAAGTTGAAAATTCTATACTGACAGAGGTTCATTCCGAACAGCAAAATATCATCCAATTTAACAATAACGGTAAGAAACAGAATCTTTTACTGTCTTCGTCAATCACTAAAGGAATGTTAAAATAA
- the pepE gene encoding dipeptidase PepE produces MKKLIIASTSTVHGGTYLDYLLPTLENHFKDCREILFIPYARPGGISHEDYTANVRLAFAKINKTVRGLHEFENPIETIQKSQGIFTGGGNTFLLVTQLYQNNIMEILAQTVENGTPYLGSSAGSNITGLTMQTTNDMPIIYPPSFSTLGLIPFNLNPHYLDPDTNSKHMGETRETRIKEFHAFNTTPVLGLREGSWLEVTGDKITLKGSLTARLFRQNETPTELEPESDLSWIK; encoded by the coding sequence ATGAAAAAACTAATTATTGCCAGCACATCCACCGTTCACGGTGGCACTTATTTGGATTATTTATTACCCACTTTAGAAAATCACTTCAAAGATTGCCGAGAGATACTTTTTATTCCTTATGCACGTCCCGGAGGGATTTCTCATGAAGATTACACTGCCAATGTTCGTTTGGCTTTCGCCAAAATAAACAAAACCGTCAGAGGATTACATGAATTTGAAAACCCAATTGAAACTATTCAAAAATCACAAGGCATCTTTACCGGCGGCGGCAATACTTTTTTATTGGTTACCCAATTGTATCAAAACAATATCATGGAAATTTTAGCCCAAACGGTTGAAAACGGAACGCCCTATTTAGGGTCAAGCGCCGGAAGTAACATTACCGGATTGACGATGCAAACCACCAATGACATGCCCATTATTTATCCTCCGAGTTTTTCAACCTTGGGATTGATTCCGTTTAATTTGAATCCGCATTATTTAGATCCGGACACAAACAGCAAACACATGGGCGAAACAAGAGAAACCAGAATCAAAGAATTTCATGCGTTTAACACCACTCCGGTTTTAGGATTGCGTGAGGGAAGTTGGCTAGAGGTTACAGGAGACAAAATAACCTTGAAAGGAAGTCTGACAGCTCGATTATTCAGACAAAATGAAACTCCGACAGAATTGGAACCCGAAAGTGATTTGTCTTGGATTAAATAA
- a CDS encoding GNAT family N-acetyltransferase, whose translation MMPTIRKISAQEAIIVRHPVLRDGKPIESCHFDGDDLTTTQHFGLYESEILQGVISLFENIHPLFEEKYQMQIRGMAVLENNQGKGFGKLLVTHSEQILKTKKTDLIWFNARENAVGFYQKMGYEIIGNSFDIPNVGIHYVMWKKLGR comes from the coding sequence ATGATGCCTACCATTAGAAAAATTTCGGCCCAAGAGGCAATTATAGTACGTCATCCTGTTCTCAGAGACGGAAAACCGATAGAGAGTTGTCACTTTGATGGTGATGATTTGACGACCACACAACATTTTGGTCTGTATGAAAGTGAAATTCTTCAAGGTGTTATTTCACTTTTTGAAAACATTCATCCTCTTTTTGAAGAAAAATATCAAATGCAAATCAGAGGTATGGCCGTTTTGGAAAACAATCAGGGCAAAGGTTTCGGAAAACTACTGGTTACGCACAGTGAGCAAATATTAAAAACTAAAAAAACCGATTTGATTTGGTTCAATGCTCGTGAAAATGCCGTTGGTTTCTACCAAAAAATGGGATATGAAATTATTGGAAACTCATTTGATATTCCAAACGTTGGGATACATTATGTAATGTGGAAAAAACTAGGACGCTAA
- a CDS encoding murein L,D-transpeptidase catalytic domain family protein: MNYKFFSLLFFLLLMSFNSFPDKTNPKTNPFEPTEKKASENVSVYSQIDANSFALPSFESFNLALDGFNYLKEKGLIQKNILTIVDFSLSSTAKRLWVIDLDQQKVLFQTLVAHGRNTGEEFAKAFSNQAESFKSSVGFYATAEIYNGKHGMSLKLDGLQKGLNDKARERAVVMHGADYVSESFIKQNKRLGRSQGCPAVPVEMNQKIINVIKDKSCLFIYHPAAKQDIVSKLAS, from the coding sequence ATGAATTATAAATTTTTCTCTTTGTTGTTTTTCTTGTTGTTGATGTCTTTCAACAGCTTTCCCGACAAAACAAATCCGAAAACCAATCCCTTCGAACCTACGGAAAAAAAGGCGTCAGAAAATGTATCTGTTTACAGTCAAATAGATGCCAATTCGTTTGCGTTGCCCAGTTTTGAGAGCTTTAATTTAGCTTTGGACGGCTTTAATTACTTGAAAGAAAAAGGACTCATTCAAAAAAACATTTTAACCATTGTTGATTTTAGTTTGTCTTCAACAGCTAAAAGACTTTGGGTAATTGATTTAGACCAACAGAAAGTTTTGTTTCAAACTTTAGTTGCGCACGGCAGAAATACAGGGGAAGAATTTGCCAAAGCTTTCTCAAACCAAGCCGAATCTTTTAAAAGCAGTGTAGGGTTTTATGCCACAGCGGAAATATACAACGGTAAACACGGTATGTCTTTAAAATTAGACGGTTTGCAAAAAGGATTAAACGATAAAGCCAGAGAAAGAGCGGTAGTTATGCACGGCGCCGATTATGTTTCCGAATCTTTTATCAAACAAAACAAAAGGTTAGGCAGAAGTCAAGGTTGTCCGGCAGTTCCGGTGGAAATGAACCAAAAAATCATTAATGTGATTAAGGACAAATCTTGTTTGTTTATTTATCATCCTGCAGCCAAACAAGATATTGTCTCAAAGTTAGCGTCCTAG
- a CDS encoding DUF5916 domain-containing protein — MPKKSYFFITLFLLFPCLVFSQKKTLQTRSTDTKIIIDGKFDESAWKDAEVATDFLMIEPDNGKLIADAKKTEVKIIYDNSAVYIAATMYDDEPNKILKEFTLRDDFAVADHFGVLLNGYNDGQQEFRFFVSAAGVQQDGVYTESYGEDFSWDAIWDSHVEITNFGWTVEMRIPYAALRFPPEKKQTWGLNFYREIRRDRQQYSWSLLDRKIENESIQAGVLEGIENIETPTRLFLIPYASQYLYSNTSQKTYGEFRGGMDIKYGINDAFTLDAILIPDFGQTKFDNVELNLTAFEQQFAENRPFFTEGTDMFSKGDLLYTRRIGETPDYLTVADNETVLDQPSTIRLINAFKVSGRTKSGLGIGVLNAVSEKTSVHIRNNDTNTTRLETLSPLTNYNVLVLDQRFRKNSSVSLVNTNVTRNGEFRDANVSALVWDLNTKKNTYNISGNFKYSYINNYFDLEDKKGISSYFNIGETSGKYRYSIGGVYASDDFDNNDLGINFQTHYHGFYANSSYRIVNPNSVFNTFFANLNSYTEFDNRTGRIQSGYMRLNFNTTDKKNDYFGFGATVNPLKVYDFYEPRSFNEERFVTIPDNYNAYFYFSSNYNRKWALDINPFVTKFNEKGRMNYGFVLSPRYRFSDRLSLVYNFTFNRQNNNIGWIAFDENNNTIFARRNRITYTNTIQGKYSINNKMNFNLNVRHYWSFVTNHDILTLQDDGGFIQNTTYTENRNSNLNLWNLDLTYSWWFAPGSQVSVLYRNNSALFSREFDRQFESNIRDAVNNENLNHVFSISIRYFIDYNTVKNSKFYKSFTKPKERIHF; from the coding sequence ATGCCTAAAAAGTCCTACTTTTTTATCACCCTTTTTTTGCTTTTTCCCTGTTTAGTTTTTAGCCAAAAAAAAACGCTTCAAACCCGTTCAACAGATACTAAAATCATTATTGACGGTAAATTTGATGAGTCTGCTTGGAAAGACGCTGAAGTTGCTACCGACTTTCTGATGATTGAACCGGATAACGGCAAACTAATAGCTGACGCAAAAAAGACTGAGGTTAAAATCATTTACGACAACAGTGCCGTATACATTGCTGCTACGATGTATGATGATGAACCCAATAAAATTTTAAAAGAGTTTACTTTGAGAGATGATTTTGCCGTAGCCGATCATTTTGGTGTTTTGCTTAATGGTTATAATGACGGTCAGCAAGAATTTCGATTTTTCGTCAGCGCAGCCGGTGTCCAACAAGATGGCGTGTATACAGAATCCTATGGCGAAGATTTTTCTTGGGATGCTATTTGGGACAGTCATGTTGAAATTACCAACTTTGGCTGGACCGTTGAAATGAGAATTCCCTATGCAGCACTTCGTTTTCCGCCGGAAAAAAAACAAACTTGGGGCTTGAATTTTTACCGTGAAATCCGCCGTGATCGCCAACAATATTCTTGGTCGCTTTTAGATCGAAAAATTGAAAACGAAAGTATTCAAGCCGGCGTCTTGGAAGGCATAGAAAACATTGAAACCCCTACTCGTTTGTTTCTGATTCCTTACGCTTCTCAATATCTTTATTCGAATACTTCCCAAAAAACTTACGGAGAATTTCGTGGCGGAATGGACATCAAATACGGCATCAACGACGCTTTTACCTTGGACGCAATTTTGATACCCGATTTTGGTCAGACTAAATTTGACAATGTAGAATTGAACCTGACGGCTTTTGAACAACAATTCGCCGAAAACCGTCCTTTTTTTACAGAAGGAACAGATATGTTCAGCAAAGGCGATTTGTTGTACACCAGAAGAATTGGAGAAACGCCTGATTATTTAACCGTAGCCGATAATGAAACCGTTTTAGACCAACCCAGTACTATCAGACTTATTAATGCTTTCAAAGTTTCGGGCAGAACAAAAAGCGGATTGGGTATTGGCGTACTGAATGCTGTTTCGGAAAAAACAAGTGTTCACATCAGAAACAATGACACTAACACAACCCGACTCGAAACCCTATCGCCTTTAACCAATTATAATGTATTGGTGCTCGACCAACGGTTTCGCAAAAACTCTTCTGTTTCGCTTGTTAACACCAATGTAACTCGTAACGGAGAATTTAGAGATGCCAATGTTTCGGCTTTGGTTTGGGATTTGAATACGAAGAAAAACACCTATAATATTTCAGGGAATTTCAAGTACAGTTATATCAATAATTATTTTGATCTTGAAGATAAAAAAGGCATCAGTTCTTATTTCAATATTGGAGAAACTAGTGGTAAATACCGATACAGTATAGGTGGCGTTTATGCATCTGATGATTTTGACAATAATGATTTAGGCATCAATTTTCAAACACATTATCACGGATTTTATGCCAACTCGAGTTACCGAATTGTAAACCCAAACAGCGTCTTCAATACTTTCTTTGCCAATTTAAATTCTTACACCGAATTTGACAACAGAACCGGCAGAATCCAATCAGGTTACATGCGTTTGAACTTTAACACTACCGATAAGAAAAATGATTACTTCGGCTTCGGAGCTACTGTTAATCCTTTAAAAGTTTACGATTTTTACGAACCGCGCTCTTTCAACGAAGAACGATTTGTAACCATACCGGATAATTACAATGCTTACTTCTATTTTTCAAGCAATTATAACCGAAAATGGGCATTAGACATCAATCCGTTTGTCACAAAGTTCAATGAGAAAGGACGCATGAATTACGGATTTGTTTTAAGTCCGAGATATCGTTTCAGTGACCGATTGTCTTTGGTTTACAACTTTACTTTCAACCGACAAAATAATAATATCGGTTGGATTGCTTTTGATGAAAATAACAATACCATTTTCGCCCGAAGAAACCGAATTACATACACCAATACAATACAAGGCAAGTATTCTATCAACAACAAAATGAACTTTAACCTAAATGTCCGCCACTATTGGTCATTTGTAACCAATCATGACATCCTGACCTTACAAGATGATGGTGGATTTATTCAAAATACTACATACACCGAAAACCGAAATTCAAACCTCAACCTTTGGAACTTAGATTTGACTTATTCTTGGTGGTTCGCTCCGGGAAGTCAAGTTTCTGTTTTATACCGAAATAATTCGGCTTTGTTCAGCCGAGAATTTGACCGCCAGTTTGAATCTAATATACGCGATGCGGTAAACAATGAGAATTTAAACCACGTTTTCTCCATTAGCATCCGCTATTTTATTGATTATAACACCGTGAAAAATTCTAAATTCTACAAATCTTTCACCAAACCCAAGGAAAGGATTCACTTCTAA
- the gpmI gene encoding 2,3-bisphosphoglycerate-independent phosphoglycerate mutase translates to MNKKVILMILDGWGKSPDPKVSAIDNANVPFINGLYKQYPNAQLRTDGLNVGLPEGQMGNSEVGHMNLGAGRIVYQDLAKINLAVAHKTMAQEKPLVAAFQYAKDNNKAVHFLGLVSDGGVHSHTSHLRSLIDVSQDFGLQKVFVHAFTDGRDVDPKSGKKYIQDLENYIQNTSAKIATVIGRYYAMDRDKRWERVKLAYDLLVNGTGKHSTNLVQDIAESYAENITDEFIQPLTAVDSNDQPLATIQNDDVVVFFNFRTDRGRELTEALSQKDFHEFNMHKLNLYYVTMTNYDDTYENVHVIYDKDNITETLGEVLEKHNKTQIRIAETEKYPHVTFFFSGGREIPFRGETRILRNSPKVATYDLQPEMSAYELKDALVPELQKGEVDFVCLNFANGDMVGHTGIMEAAIKACEAVDICVKEVVETALAHDYTTIIIADHGNCETMINPDGSPNTAHTTNPVPIIMVDKDHIRVHDGVLGDIAPTILELMGIPKPEVMTGKSLLVRL, encoded by the coding sequence ATGAATAAGAAAGTAATTCTGATGATTTTAGACGGTTGGGGAAAATCACCCGACCCGAAAGTTTCCGCCATTGACAACGCCAATGTTCCGTTTATAAACGGTTTATATAAACAATATCCCAATGCCCAACTCCGAACCGACGGCCTAAACGTAGGCTTACCCGAAGGTCAAATGGGGAATTCCGAAGTCGGTCACATGAATCTTGGTGCCGGAAGAATTGTATATCAGGATTTAGCCAAAATTAACTTGGCTGTGGCTCACAAAACTATGGCACAAGAAAAACCTTTGGTTGCTGCTTTTCAATACGCTAAGGACAATAACAAAGCCGTTCACTTTTTGGGATTGGTTTCCGATGGTGGCGTGCATTCGCATACCTCTCATTTGCGCAGTTTGATTGATGTTTCACAGGATTTCGGTCTTCAAAAAGTTTTTGTTCACGCCTTTACTGATGGTCGCGATGTAGACCCAAAATCAGGTAAAAAATACATCCAAGATTTAGAAAATTATATTCAAAATACTTCGGCTAAAATTGCTACCGTTATTGGTCGTTATTATGCCATGGACCGAGACAAACGTTGGGAACGCGTAAAACTCGCTTATGATTTACTAGTAAACGGCACGGGAAAACACAGCACCAATTTGGTCCAAGACATAGCCGAGAGTTATGCCGAAAATATAACCGATGAATTTATCCAACCTTTAACGGCGGTGGATTCGAATGACCAACCATTGGCCACTATTCAAAACGATGATGTGGTGGTTTTCTTCAACTTCAGAACTGATAGAGGAAGAGAATTGACCGAGGCGCTTTCGCAAAAAGATTTCCACGAATTCAACATGCACAAACTCAATTTATACTATGTGACGATGACCAATTACGATGACACTTATGAAAATGTACACGTGATTTATGACAAAGACAACATCACTGAAACGTTGGGCGAGGTATTGGAAAAACATAATAAAACCCAAATTCGCATAGCCGAAACCGAGAAATATCCGCATGTAACTTTCTTCTTTTCGGGCGGAAGGGAAATTCCGTTTAGAGGTGAAACCCGCATTTTGAGAAACTCTCCTAAAGTAGCCACTTACGATTTGCAACCCGAGATGAGCGCTTACGAACTCAAAGACGCTTTGGTTCCCGAATTACAAAAAGGCGAAGTAGATTTCGTTTGTTTGAACTTTGCCAATGGCGACATGGTAGGTCATACCGGCATAATGGAAGCCGCAATTAAAGCCTGTGAAGCCGTTGACATTTGCGTAAAAGAGGTCGTTGAAACGGCTTTAGCTCATGATTATACCACCATCATCATAGCCGATCACGGTAATTGTGAAACCATGATAAACCCTGACGGTTCGCCAAACACTGCGCACACCACCAATCCGGTGCCGATTATCATGGTCGATAAAGACCATATTCGTGTTCACGATGGTGTTTTAGGCGATATTGCTCCGACCATTTTAGAACTCATGGGCATTCCAAAACCTGAAGTCATGACCGGAAAATCACTTTTGGTACGATTATAA
- a CDS encoding acetyl-CoA hydrolase/transferase family protein, whose amino-acid sequence MSKYVTAAEAVKVVKSNDRVYVQAAAATPTVLTKALADRAAELRNVEVCHLHTEGPAPYANIELADSFHVNSFFIGANVRHTLTAGNGSYTPVFLSELPHLFRKKVLMIDVAFIHVSPPDKHGYCSLGVSVEATVAAIENAKIVIAQVNPQMPRTFGDGILHVSEIDYLVEVNEPIFGHAPTPFSKEEEKIGEYVASLIEDRSTLQMGIGSIPNAALSKLKNHKDLGLHTEMFSDGVIDLIESDVINCNYKGTLRGRVLATFLIGSKRLYDFVNDNPFIEMKESSMVNDTARIRKNPKMVAINSAIEVDVTGQVCADSIGAKMYSGVGGQMDFIRGASLSEGGKAIIALPSITKRGESRIVPYLKQGAGVVSTRSHVQYIITENGIANLYGKTLKQRIAEMVKIAHPTHQESIERSYYEMLK is encoded by the coding sequence ATGAGTAAATATGTTACGGCTGCAGAAGCAGTCAAAGTAGTAAAATCAAATGATAGGGTTTATGTTCAAGCAGCGGCGGCTACACCAACCGTTTTAACCAAAGCCTTAGCCGACAGAGCCGCAGAACTTCGGAATGTTGAGGTTTGTCACTTGCACACCGAAGGTCCGGCACCTTATGCCAATATTGAATTAGCCGATAGTTTTCATGTTAATTCTTTCTTTATCGGTGCCAATGTTCGCCACACGTTAACCGCCGGAAACGGTTCGTATACTCCGGTTTTCTTGAGCGAGTTGCCACATCTGTTTCGTAAAAAAGTATTGATGATTGACGTAGCTTTTATCCACGTTTCACCACCGGACAAACACGGTTATTGTTCGCTGGGTGTTTCAGTAGAAGCCACAGTGGCGGCGATTGAAAATGCCAAAATTGTCATCGCCCAAGTCAATCCGCAAATGCCGAGAACGTTTGGCGACGGGATTTTGCATGTCTCCGAAATAGATTATTTGGTAGAAGTCAACGAACCCATTTTTGGTCACGCACCAACGCCTTTTTCCAAAGAAGAAGAGAAAATAGGCGAGTATGTAGCTTCCTTAATTGAAGACCGAAGCACTTTACAAATGGGTATTGGTTCTATTCCGAATGCGGCTTTAAGTAAATTAAAAAACCACAAAGATTTAGGCTTACACACCGAAATGTTCTCCGACGGTGTGATTGATTTGATAGAAAGTGACGTTATCAATTGTAATTACAAAGGCACTTTGCGAGGTAGAGTTTTAGCTACTTTCTTGATTGGTTCCAAACGCTTGTATGACTTTGTCAATGACAATCCGTTTATAGAAATGAAGGAATCTTCGATGGTCAATGACACGGCTCGTATTCGTAAAAACCCCAAAATGGTAGCTATCAATTCTGCGATTGAAGTTGATGTGACCGGACAAGTATGTGCCGATTCTATTGGAGCCAAAATGTATTCCGGTGTTGGTGGTCAAATGGATTTTATCCGTGGCGCTTCCTTAAGCGAAGGCGGAAAAGCGATTATTGCATTACCGTCCATCACCAAAAGAGGCGAAAGCAGAATTGTTCCTTATTTAAAACAAGGCGCCGGCGTAGTTTCTACCCGTTCCCACGTGCAATATATCATTACTGAAAACGGCATTGCCAACTTATATGGCAAAACCTTAAAACAACGTATAGCCGAAATGGTCAAAATTGCACACCCAACCCATCAGGAAAGTATTGAAAGAAGTTATTATGAAATGTTGAAATAA
- a CDS encoding TetR/AcrR family transcriptional regulator: MNSILSNLKIQVNEKIYVKDPETSTLGKKIIQESILLIDEVGFEDFTFKKLGERIGSNESSLYRYFENKHKLLLYLSSWYWGWMEYRMVFSTSNIVDPMEKLKRAITIVTEKIEDDSTTLHINESVLNKIIIAEFTKTLLTKEVDTENKEGFFLVYKRVINRIIDIIQEVNPEYTYAKTLASSIVEGSLHQHFLKDHLKTITNCNENNSPTQFYIDLVQKTLTN, from the coding sequence ATGAATTCAATACTCTCTAATTTGAAAATTCAGGTAAATGAAAAAATTTACGTGAAAGACCCGGAAACCTCAACGCTTGGAAAAAAAATCATTCAAGAAAGCATCTTGTTAATTGATGAAGTTGGTTTTGAAGATTTCACCTTCAAAAAGTTGGGTGAGCGAATTGGCTCAAATGAAAGCTCGTTGTACCGCTATTTTGAAAACAAACACAAATTATTACTCTATTTGTCGTCTTGGTATTGGGGTTGGATGGAATACCGAATGGTTTTTTCTACCTCAAACATTGTTGACCCTATGGAAAAACTCAAAAGAGCTATTACCATAGTTACCGAAAAAATTGAAGATGACTCAACCACGCTACACATCAATGAATCGGTTTTGAATAAAATTATTATTGCTGAATTTACCAAAACACTCTTGACCAAAGAAGTGGATACCGAAAACAAGGAAGGTTTCTTTTTGGTTTACAAAAGAGTAATTAACCGCATCATTGATATCATCCAGGAAGTCAATCCGGAGTATACTTATGCCAAAACCTTAGCTTCTTCTATAGTTGAAGGTTCTTTGCACCAACATTTTCTGAAAGATCATTTAAAAACGATTACCAACTGTAACGAGAACAATTCTCCAACCCAATTTTACATTGATTTGGTTCAAAAAACTTTAACTAATTAG
- a CDS encoding peptidase domain-containing ABC transporter, with protein sequence MTLTASQRLINLLKLDRKDILQVFFYAIFAGLVSLSLPLGIQAIINLIQSGRVSVSWIVLVFIVIAGVALVGILSLMQLRITENLQQKIFIRSSFEFGFRLPKIRTEALHNQYPPELANRFFDTLTIQKGASKLLIDFSSALLQIVFGIILLSLYHPFFIFFGIFLILLLYIIFRFSFNSGLSSSLKESKFKYKVVSWLQEMARNNFSFKKSSNFDFALTKNDRLVSEYLIHRERHFGVIKRQFTQLIVFKIIITAGLLLIGGYLVLNQKMNIGQFVAAEIIILLVINSVEKIVIGLETLYDVLTAVEKIGQITDLEIEESSAKSADYCYTNIQLAAENLSYKFPDSTNYVLEKINLTIEQSEKIYLEGLNGSGKTTLIRILSGLLKPTSGSFYINDDTYRKIDLEQYRSQISTIITGETPFEGTILENITFNNPLISQEDLKWAIESVNLGDFIKSLPKGLDTKIYPEGKQLSSSNAQKILLARSIINRPKILFYEDALDKMDNDAAKEVIDFITSNDNKWTLIVSSKNDYWKQKCTRNIIMNEGKIINDTKK encoded by the coding sequence ATGACACTTACTGCTTCACAAAGATTAATCAACCTACTGAAACTCGACCGAAAAGATATTTTACAAGTCTTTTTTTACGCCATTTTTGCCGGATTGGTCAGTTTGTCTTTACCACTCGGAATTCAAGCCATCATTAACTTGATTCAATCCGGAAGAGTCAGCGTATCTTGGATTGTGCTCGTTTTCATAGTGATTGCCGGAGTTGCCTTAGTCGGAATTCTGTCACTAATGCAATTGCGCATCACTGAAAATTTACAACAAAAAATATTCATTCGCTCTTCGTTTGAGTTTGGATTTAGACTGCCGAAAATTAGAACCGAAGCGCTGCACAACCAATATCCGCCTGAGTTGGCCAATCGTTTTTTTGACACATTAACCATTCAAAAAGGCGCTTCAAAATTGTTGATTGACTTTTCCTCGGCATTACTGCAAATTGTATTTGGAATTATATTGCTGTCGTTATACCATCCGTTTTTTATCTTCTTTGGAATTTTTCTGATTCTTTTACTGTACATTATTTTTAGATTCTCTTTTAATTCCGGTTTGTCAAGCAGTTTGAAAGAATCGAAATTCAAATATAAAGTGGTAAGTTGGTTACAAGAAATGGCGCGAAATAATTTCAGCTTTAAAAAGTCATCCAATTTCGACTTTGCTTTAACCAAAAACGACCGTTTAGTTTCGGAATACCTAATCCATCGTGAAAGACATTTTGGGGTTATCAAAAGACAATTCACCCAATTGATTGTTTTCAAAATCATCATCACTGCAGGATTATTACTCATTGGCGGCTATTTGGTTTTAAACCAAAAAATGAATATTGGTCAATTCGTTGCGGCAGAAATCATCATTTTATTGGTCATCAATTCTGTTGAAAAAATTGTAATCGGATTAGAAACCTTGTACGATGTATTGACTGCTGTAGAAAAAATTGGTCAAATAACCGACTTAGAAATAGAAGAATCATCGGCTAAATCAGCGGATTATTGCTATACCAACATTCAATTGGCGGCTGAAAATTTAAGCTATAAATTTCCTGACTCAACGAATTATGTTTTAGAAAAGATTAATCTGACCATCGAGCAATCGGAAAAAATATATTTGGAAGGATTAAACGGCTCGGGCAAAACCACTTTAATTCGTATTCTTTCCGGGTTGTTAAAACCAACTTCGGGTTCGTTTTATATCAATGATGATACTTATCGAAAAATTGATTTAGAACAATACCGCTCGCAAATCAGCACCATTATAACGGGTGAAACTCCTTTTGAAGGAACGATTCTGGAAAACATCACTTTCAACAATCCATTGATTTCTCAAGAAGATTTAAAATGGGCGATTGAAAGTGTGAATTTGGGTGATTTTATCAAGTCGTTGCCCAAAGGTTTGGATACCAAAATATATCCCGAAGGCAAGCAGTTGTCTTCTTCCAATGCACAGAAAATCCTTTTGGCCAGAAGCATTATCAACCGACCTAAAATTCTGTTCTATGAAGATGCATTAGACAAAATGGATAATGATGCGGCCAAAGAAGTCATCGATTTTATTACTTCAAATGACAATAAATGGACCTTAATTGTTTCCTCTAAAAACGACTATTGGAAACAAAAATGCACCCGAAACATCATTATGAACGAAGGAAAAATCATTAACGATACTAAAAAATAA